The region ATGACGTCTCTTGAAGAGTCTTTGTCAAGTGtaagaaaataaccctgatgatgtcacagtgatgtcatcagggttaaATCTGGTTGAGCTCGGAGAGTAAAAATTTATGACGGAAAAGCTACGTTAAAAACAAGGCAATAGGAGTTTTGAGAGATTTGGGCAGGGAGGGACCAATGAAACATGCTAtcgagttgcattatgggaaatgtagactttcaggtaacttaaaaatgcaaaagtccctctctagagccagtgtctggtttgtccgttctgggctactgtgGAAACATGCCAGTGCAACATAGTGggctccgtggaagaggactccctccctatgtagatatgaagtGCTCATTCTAAaggtaagaaaaacagaacGATTCCTAGTTTCAGGTGATTAGTTaactaatgaaaacaaatttatgaTTATCATATACAattttctgccaatagatccccctaaatcctacacactgttTAGTAGTAGAGTAGTAACTGTGGAAATCCAGTCATTAGTATCTTCAAATGTTTCTATATTAACACCACTAACATAACTCCCTGTGTATTACTTGTTCTATATTGTATTTCATAAGTTGTGATAACGAATGTTCTTTTCATGATTCAACCACTTATACAAAACTGCTGTTCTAGTAGATTAATTTACCAGGTTTCAAGTCCTGGATTCATGGTATTTTTGAGCTTGTTAAACAAGTTTAAAGGACCATgctggtgttttgttgttgttgttgttttcaaccATTTACTAAAACTTGTTTACACTTTACATCATCGCTGATGATTTTCCAAAGCATATTGTCAGCTTTTAGatagattttctgttttcaggtAATTGTCAATTCTGCAGTTTCTGTTCATTTACTGTAGATATCATATGTAAATTAGCTTGCAGAAAAAGGTAACCATCACAGTCAATTTTTagtcacattcatttttttttgcgCATGTTTTTGGGGATGATAGTGTTGTTCCGCTAGCATAAGTCTGGTGACGGCAAAAATCTGCTCAGATTGCTGCATTACTTCTGCCCTTCAAGGGACTCCAGCACGGCTCTCAGGATATTGGCTACAGCCACAGCACCGGGGTCGGGCAGGGTGACCCGCTCGGCTGCGATGTAGCTGGCCCGCCCCGCCCTCGCTGTGAGGTTACAGGTCGCCTCCGCCCCCAAAGCCGCTTTCTAGGAGGACAAGAGGGAAGAAAGGCAATTCAGGAAATTTATGAGCAAACGCACTGCAAACAAAGCCAGCCAGTGAATAAAATCTGATGACATTTGAGTAAAGCAAATGAGTGCACTCATCAAAGACAGTTATtcgttaaaaaacaaaaaaagctaagTCATCACTTGGTGGCACTGTAGGCAGCCGTACAATTAAAACCTATAACACATACAATTAGTTACTGTACCTGCACAGCAGCCTGTAGTATGGCCATCTCTCCACCAGGTGGCGCTGTGGTCAGCTTCATCAGTTCATCCACAGCAGGACACAAAGCATCCAactagagaggaagagaaacagaagcagataaataaagacaaaatggcagtttaaaaaatattttcctgccGAGCACTGGCCAAAtaacatattcatatttttttaataattttttttaattattattaacaataCTTTTCAAAATAGAAGTGATGCATGAAACGTTGCATAGAAATAAGAGAGTAACAATCTCACCATTGTTCTGTCTCCAGGGTCAGCGCCACCATATCTGGAAGACAGTTGACATTAGAGATCATTTAGATTAATttgagctttttatttattcattattttcacgATTGTTAAATCATTCAATTACCTCTAttgagtaatttttttattaaatcaaataaattgtTGTTGTCcattaaaatgagagaaaagataTGACAAATACAATAGTTTGTTTGATGAACTATTAAGTATTTACTTTAGAATTAtttgaaactgagaaaaacatccaATCCTCACTTTGAAAAGTCGCAAATATTTGAGAACTTTCCTGAAGAAATTTCTTCAACTCTTATTAtaaatttatttgattaattttgtgccaaaacaatcaattaatcCACTATCTGTTTCAGCACTTCTGGCATactttaatattcatattttattcagtacCTCAAAATAGAATATATAGAGATGatgatgtatttaaataaattctaaTCAAAGTATATATCAAATGTCAATGTACTGCCTCAGTTGAAGAAGAAAATCTGCTGCAACTCCTCCTTCTTTTACTAGGAAACCGCATAACCACACACGAATACAAAGAGCATAGACGCACGCAGACATGTAGGTAGAGTTTATCAAATGaatatagacacacaaacagctccGCACCTCCTCATGGCCTGtgtcccagcatgcattgcCGTGGCCCAGGCTGCAGCGCCGCCCCGCCCCTCGTTCACACGAGCAGCCGCGGCAGTCAGGAATAGGCTGTACAACTGAAAGACATGTGAAggcgagtgtgtgtttgtgtgggtaaATCCAGTGCAAGCTGTTAAAAActctttatgtaaaaaaatgtgaaatcttaataatcaaataaagtgGAAGACCTACAGCTCCTGAGGACCCCCCCATCTTCTCCTGCACCAATCCAGCGAGGACTGATAAGAGTTTCCCAGGGCAACCAGGGACCACATGATCCTGGAGCCACTCCTGAATGGCTGAgtgaacattttcaaaattataaaagcctttaaatatttcaatttcaaataaacatttcttttttttttttttttaaaacaaccttTTATCCATTTACAGTGTCTTTACATTGTATGCAGTTTCACTTTTCTATTCTCATTATGCTGCTGTTGATACTAAAGACAGTTTCCTACCTCTAGCAGCCTGTGCATGAGTGTTCCCACAGTCTCCGTCCCCGGCAGCGCGGTCCAGGGAGTTCAgttcttcctgtttttccagCAGTGTGGAACAAACCCTCTCTAATGCTTTACGCATCACAGGACTCAGAGGTCCtggccacaaaaaaacaaaacaaaacaaaacaaaacaaaatttttttttttgtcatttaataacAACACATGATGCTTTCCACAGAGTGACAGGAAATGATAAATGAGCTTAAGATAAGACGCGGCAACCTGCATGGCTGTATGCAAAGGCAGACAGGGAACTTAAACAAGCTGCGGTTCCTCTAATGGCCACCGAGATTGTATTGAAGTAGATAATAAAAACTTCCTCTTTCAAAAGTCAGTACATTGTTTTGCAATTTGAGTTTTGATTGATGAGATTTTTAATTCccataatgatttaaaaaatatacatcttTTACTTACTAATTAAGAATCATTGTTGTGTAGGGCATTGAGGTTTTCAGAATGTTATAACTGACACAACTCAGGTCGTAATTGCTGCGTTCATTTCAGCCTCAGCTCCACTCAGACCCGGTTCGAGAAACTTACACACTGATGTCAAGCCATAAGCCGGGCTCCATACTGTCGCTGTTCCTCTAAAACATCATCTCATACGAATTCCCCACATAATACACGGTACCAGACTACAtgtacacactgtatgtaaCCTTGGAAACTAACCCTCGGCGTGTGTGTCGTCCTGTGGTCGTGTCCCCATGGCTGGAGGACCTGTGGTGTAGCTGcgtccactcacacacacgctgctGAGATTTGGCCAAGCGGGGGCACTGGTCTTAGCATCTGTGTGGGATAAAGGATATTAGGTATGCGTCTGGTTTTGCATAGTACGTGTTAAAAGATACGTGCAGTACCAGGTCTATACTCGGTTTGGGTAGAGGGATTGTGATTATCCTCTGAATTCGTGCAAGTGGGTGTATTTGTCCTCTTGTGcctctatctttgtgaggactatttgagttttagaccttacgaggacatttttttggaaagtgaggacattttgtctggtccaCATTCCTTCAAAGGTCTGTTTGAGGGTAAAGACTTGGTGTTAGTGTCACGATAAAAGAGTAGtccaacattttgagaaataggTTCATCTGCTTTCTTCCTAGAGTGTAAAGAAAAACTTAACTCAACCTCTGGCCTGTGCTTTAAAACTACAATATGCCGCTCTCCCCAGCCCTTCGCCTACATccttgttgtgtttcctgtctcaGCTAATGAAGGAATTGGGAGCTTGCTAGCCTGTGACTCAGCCAGccaaagtgatgtcttccaGTAGTTAATACTAGCTTGAAGCCAAGGTGTGAGACGAGTAGTAGACCAGAAGCATGTTCACATATTAATCGACAGCCTCGAGCTTCCACCCCTGACTTCGGctttctctgattggttagaaggtTCGAAAACCTTAGAGgggaatatctctgcactgctgccagcaTATTCAATCACTATGGGCCACAGAAGCCCTTGACAGCACCTGTCCACTTGAAGATGTTTTGGTGcgtatttcaacaaaaaaaaaaaaaaattagaaaaaagtgTAGCTCAGCTTCACATGAGGACTAACGAAAGGGGGACACAGGTAGCTCGGCTTATTCCAAACTAAAAAAAGTACACGTAACAATACCTATAGACCTGTTGCATTTACACTGTGTATCTTGTTTGCTTAACCtgtaaatgaactgaaatgtaTAAAGGGCGCTTCGTGATTTTAGGGAGAGTTATGTGATGGAGACTTTTGACCCCGGTTGCGAGCTCGTTACCAAACATTTTCATCCTCACTGTGAACACATCACTCTGGGAAACTGCGCACAGTCACTGCACTCATCTGTGGTTTGACAAGAACTAATTCCAGCGAGTAACTGCCCCTAAATCTGTCatgtctttttttacattttttttttcctatggaggttaaacaaacaagattagTCAGATTTAGAGCTGTTGATAGGCGTAGCTATCGAGTCAGGCTagcctctgcttccagtctttatgctaagctaagctaaaaagGCTAAAGGATGTCTGACTCCAACCTCTGTCCTTAAAGACATGAGATTGAGATCACTCCTCTCATCTTActctatttcccaaaatgtctaactttTCCATTTAAGGTAAGGGTTTGGGCCTAGGGAATGGATTATGTCAAGACTGGTCTTGACAGGGTCTTGTGCGTGTATGCTCACCAAACAGTCTTAGTATTTCCTCATTGGCAAGCATCAGGGTCAGCGACACTCCCGCCATCTCCAGTGATGTCATGAATGAACCGGACATCACCCTGGCAACCACCACCCCGCGATTCTCTGTAACCGCAGAGACCACCGATCACATCCCACAGCATCTCCAGGCGTGTTTTACCGTTGAGCAGAGGTCAAAAGGTCAAAGAAGACTTGGGGAAATTAACTCGGGCGTTAGTGCCTTGCTCTACAGGTCCCTGGTTGGGACTCGATATTGTTAACGGCTCtttgaacacacaaacaccgaCGAGCTAAAATGTAtccatacacaaaaaaaaaaacacaaacgcTTTAGTTACCCAGACAGATAATGGCAGCTCTAGTAACAACAGCCATCTCCAGACAAGATAGAGCTCCGAGGTtgttcacacacaaaaccacgCTGTCTCCTGTACATAAGAAGAAGGACGCACACACGGTTCAAATGAAGAGTGGCCACATTCACTAAAAGTCACTATAACTATAAGGTAATGATAAGGACAATaagtataataatatattatactTAGAGTACCTGATTTCAGCTGCAGATGAGATTGGCTGTCAGGGTTGGTCATGTGATCTATCATGGTTTTCACCACCTCATCTGCGGATGCCACCTGATTGACAgcaaaagtgaataaaacaaacaaacaaacagaaattaaaaactaGACGGATAAAGGGGTAAATGGAGTCATATGCATAGTAGACACAGGCTGCAGTTGGTTGGGGTGGAatcacctttgaccttttgattCCAGGTTCACCGTGGATTcctgaaaaagaaggagaaaactGGTAAACATTTAGGAATGCCTTAGATTACTACAGCTCTCTCCCTCAATTCATCTCACAGTATTTTCTTCCATCTGTCCTTCTGAGACATGGCTTGATGAGAGAATTGTAGCAGAAATTAGGgtttccatcattttgaaaTCCTCTTAAACTGAATGCAGGTCAATGTTTCATTCAAGAGTCTAATCTAAGACTATATATAATAATCCCTCTATTAAACAAGGTATAAATTTGAACCAATATATAACTCCTAATAAAGTatacagaaaaaaggaaatcattttATAATTCTCACAGATGTATCAGTtcagaaatttaaaactgatccacAATCCAAACAATTGTTATCTGACCTAAAATCTTGTATTGGCCTGTGCTTATTCTCTACCCCTCTCCCTTCGCTCTTACTTCCCTCCATCAAGCTCCCATCGTCCCTTACCCAGTCCCAGCTCCATGTATCCTAGAGGCAGGTCAAATGAAGGCAGGCAGCCTGGGACGCTGCACGGAGACAGACTCACCCCCAGTGTACCTGGAatacaaacagcaacaaaacgTATTATTAGGAAAGGTGTCCCAGTAAACACAGATCCGTGAGGGGACTGAGCTGGTGAAGGAGCAACTCACCAGTCCCCTTCAAAACCTCTTTCACCTGGGCAACAATCTGGTCCAATGAGGAGCCTCGTTCTGCCAACGCACCTGCCAGCTGACAGAAAGTGTGAACAGAGTTTTAAAGGCAAGACctttgtttaatgaaaaaaaaaaaaagagacaacaaatcaaaagacaaacacatcaCAATCCATGTAATTAAGTGGCATTATGGGAAACGTAGGATCCAaagtttttggagtttgacccGTAGTAAGGACTAAAAATCAAGTTCACCTTGTGTATGAAGACAGTGCCACACAAGCCTCTCCTCCCGGCCTTACTGGGTCGATCAAACGCGCAGTCCTCGGCAACAATCACCATGTCAACAGCGACACCGTGGTTACGGGCCTGCTC is a window of Xiphias gladius isolate SHS-SW01 ecotype Sanya breed wild chromosome 12, ASM1685928v1, whole genome shotgun sequence DNA encoding:
- the tkfc gene encoding triokinase/FMN cyclase; the protein is MEPHKKLINSVDDCVDEALCGIVRAGGGLSLLRGHRVVLRTDLENLRGKVALLSGGGSGHEPAHGGYVGAGMLSAAVAGGVFASPPPASILAAIISLHNAGASGVLLIVKNYTGDRLNFGLAAEQARNHGVAVDMVIVAEDCAFDRPSKAGRRGLCGTVFIHKLAGALAERGSSLDQIVAQVKEVLKGTGTLGVSLSPCSVPGCLPSFDLPLGYMELGLGIHGEPGIKRSKVASADEVVKTMIDHMTNPDSQSHLQLKSGDSVVLCVNNLGALSCLEMAVVTRAAIICLENRGVVVARVMSGSFMTSLEMAGVSLTLMLANEEILRLFDAKTSAPAWPNLSSVCVSGRSYTTGPPAMGTRPQDDTHAEGPLSPVMRKALERVCSTLLEKQEELNSLDRAAGDGDCGNTHAQAARAIQEWLQDHVVPGCPGKLLSVLAGLVQEKMGGSSGALYSLFLTAAAARVNEGRGGAAAWATAMHAGTQAMRRYGGADPGDRTMLDALCPAVDELMKLTTAPPGGEMAILQAAVQKAALGAEATCNLTARAGRASYIAAERVTLPDPGAVAVANILRAVLESLEGQK